From one Dermacentor andersoni chromosome 1, qqDerAnde1_hic_scaffold, whole genome shotgun sequence genomic stretch:
- the LOC140215289 gene encoding tigger transposable element-derived protein 6-like yields the protein MGIIHAFKVCYRRRVIQRLLIAIDAAMPVRISLLAAVDMLKAAWMELTAECIANCFRKAGFMGPGTEDAIDHPPEGRSHEDLWQRVVDTQLAGPDVAWDHFASADDDADIAEPCTDEAIMREVRALPDCPETDEDDDEDAALPPVAVNASTAIGYIASLKELVCSRGLGDERITALEKLETAVMRSALKKQTCITDFFSKTK from the coding sequence ATGGGCATCATTCATGCGTTCAAGGTGTGCTACCGGCGGCGCGTCATCCAACGCTTGTTGATCGCGATTGATGCTGCCATGCCAGTTCGCATCAGCTTGCTTGCCGCCGTGGACATGTTGAAAGCGGCGTGGATGGAACTCACCGCGGAGTGCATAGCAAATTGCTTCCGCAAGGCGGGTTTTATGGGCCCAGGCACCGAGGACGCCATAGATCACCCACCGGAAGGCCGGTCGCACGAGGACTTGTGGCAACGCGTGGTTGACACGCAGCTGGCCGGACCTGACGTTGCCTGGGACCATTTCGCTTCTGCTGATGACGACGCCGACATTGCGGAGCCATGCACTGACGAAGCTATTATGCGTGAAGTGCGAGCCCTTCCTGACTGCCCAGAGACAGACGAGGACGATGACGAGGATGCTGCTCTACCGCCGGTTGCTGTGAACGCTTCAACCGCGATCGGTTACATCGCGTCGCTTAAGGAACTCGTGTGCAGCAGAGGCCTTGGCGATGAACGTATTACCGCGCTGGAAAAATTAGAAACGGCAGTGATGCGATCAGCTTTGAAGAAGCAGACATGCATCACggactttttttcaaaaacaaagtga